Genomic segment of Pyrobaculum sp. 3827-6:
CCATCGCCTTAGGGGTCAGGTTGCTCCTTCTTGACGTAGACCCGAACTCGATCACTTACGCAATACTCATCCCACCCGTCTCCGTATTGTCTATCTCCTTCCTAGGGATACCGCTTAGGGAATATTTCTTAACGGCTATAGCGACCGGCGTGGGCGTGTTGCTGTTCCTCTTCTTAGGATCCGTAGCCTTGACGCTCCACGTTAGGGAGGCCAAGACCTTGGCCAGGCTGTCCTCCTCTATAATGCCAGCCGGTGTTAGCAGTATAGTGGCTTTGTCCTTACTCGGTCTAGCCGGCGGGGGACTGTTAAGTGCCTCTAGCGCGAGGCTGATTGGGCTGACGCTCGTAGGCTTCGAGACGTGGAACTTCTTCGTTACCTTAGTCGTGGCGGGAGCCAGCTTCCATAGGCTCAGGAGGGAACCTCTGCTGTTGTGGGCGCTGACCTTCCCCGTCTCCGTATACTCTTCGGCGTCACTGGGACTGTATTACGCATACAGGCAACCCTTATTCCTGTGGCTGTCGTTCATGGCTTACGCTACTCTCCTGGTCTTCTGGGTCACCGCTACTACCCTCACCGTGGATCTCCTTGTAGCTCCCTCAGTACTCGCTCCGCCTTCTCGAGCCTCGGAATGATTTCGTTGCCACTCCTGACGGTTACTACTAAAGCTGAGGAGAGGGAGGCGAGCTTCAAAGCCCTCCCAATGTCGTAGCCCTTCAGGTAAAGGGCGACGAACGTCCCAGCCATGGCGTCCCCCGCTCCCGCTGGATCCTCGACGACAACGTTGAATGCCTCCACACCGACCTTCTCCCCCTCCTTCACCGCCACAGCTCCCTTCGACCCCATTTTGTAAACGAGCGTCTTAACGCCCAGCTCCCTGTATTTCCTATAGGCCTCGTCCACATCTTTCACTCCCAGGATCAGGACTTCGGCCCTCTCGGCGGCTTCCTTAAGCCCCTTCATGACCCTCGACACGAGCTCGTCGTTGGGCCTCTCGAGGGCGAGGTAGTCGACCGCGATTAATGGATTAGAGCCGACGCAGGCCAGGTCGTTAGTGTTCATCGCGAGGCAGTCCTGGGCCACGGGCTCGATTATCCCCGTCTGTAGGGCCAGGGGGATCTTCGTCGCAACCACGTCGACGTGGATCGAGAGGTAGTAGTCCCCGAGCTTGACAGCGTTCGCGTAGTGCCCAACCCCGACCTCTCCGGCCTTGAAATAAGCTTTGGCGATCTCGTGGTACTGCCTGAGCTTGCCCAAGTCGACGCCGGACTTCGAGTAGTCGCTCACCAGAGGCCTCCCTCCGGCGACCAGCCCGCGCTTACCCCGAGCAGGCCCCTGGCCTCCCTGTTCTTGTAGGTGTACCTCACTACCTCGGCCTTCTCGGCTTGTTCCCTAATCGTGTTGCCTATGTCGCTCCTGTAGATCAGGGGGACCTTAACCCGTATAAACATGCATGAATCCCCGTCGCTTTATATGCATGGTGCAGCTTAAATATTGTCCAGTGAATTAACTGCTGAATAATTTGTATGGACCCGGGCATGGTCGACGTGGGCAGGCTCGATAACGAGGCCAGGCGCAGGGTGTTGGGGTACGTGCTCTCCAGGGGCGTGAGGCCCAGGGATCTGGGCTTCGACAGTACATACGTCTATAAGGCCAGGACTGGTGGTTGAGAGGTACGAGCACTATGAGAATGAGGGTGAGGGGATTGTAAAAGACGTACCACAATTGTTCTCTTATTCGAGAACTCAACCTCGTAGACACCCTTCCCCGGTATTGTGGAGGTAGTCGGCCCCCACTCCCCATTTTCCAAGAGTTCACCGGGGAAGGATGCCATTGAAAAAGAATAGATGCTTTAACTTAAAGACTTTTACCCCACCCCTAGAAGGGGCGAGGTTTGTCGTTCGTTTTAAAATCATGTTTACCGCTAAGGTTACGATGCAGGGTGGTTACCCTTACGTTAAGATTCCTAAGGCTGTTAGAGAGGAAATTTATTTATAATGACTGACGGTTTTAACATGGGACAGAAAAGAATCCACGAAATACCTGAATGGGTATTTGAATTTCATGGGCATAGATGTCCCATGATGCCATTAGGTTATTTAGCAGGCAAATATGCCTTGAAACTACTAGGAATAGAAAAGGAAAAAGATACGAATACTTACGTTTTCTCGGAAACTGGTGATGGGCATCATCAAGGATGTTTTGACGATGGAGTTCAGGCAGCAACTGGATGTACTTATGGTAAAGGAAATTACAAAAGACTTCAATACGGCAAGCTAGCTATAATTGTTTATAAACCAGATAAAGGAGCAGTTAGAATAAGACCTAAGCCAGAAATGCTTAATGAAATAAGCAAATTTGAATTTTTCAAATATAGAAAATCTGAAATACCTGCATCTCAAATTCCTAGAGAAGTTTCTGACGAGGTTATAAATTACATACTTTCAAAAGACTTTGAAGAATTATTCTATTATGAATTTCTCAAAGACTTTACATACAGTCCTCCAAAGAAGACAATGACAAGAATAATATGCGACGGCTGCGGAGAGCCAACGTATGAGAACTACATAAAAATCTTCAACGGTAAAAAGCTCTGTCCACGTTGTTATGAAGTGAAATAAATAAAAGGTGAAAGTCCATGGATTTAACTTTTATTATCATAATATTCACTTTGACCTGGATAATTTCTGCGTTATTTGCAGTAGCGGGTGTAGGTGCAGCTAACACATTAATTCCTATATATTACTCCTTGGGTATACCATTTTCAATAGCAGCTTCTGCTGGGCTTTTATTAAATGTAGTTTCATTGTCTTCTGCCACGATAAACAATGCAAAAAGGGGTAGAATATTATGGAAGTTAGGAACTATCTTTCTCATACCTGCAGTTATAATGGCTCCTGTAGGAGCATTTATAGGAATTCATGCTCCAAGGAAAATATTGCTTTGGATATTCGTGGCATTCTTAGGATATACATTGTATAATTTGATAAGAGGAAGAACGAAAGAGGAAACAAACAAATTTTCTGGAAATACTAAAGGGTACATACTTGGTATAATAGTAGGAGCTATTGCTGGATTTCTTGGCGGTTTATTAGGCGTAGGAGGCGGAATGATAATTTTACCTGTTTTAGCTCTAATAGAAAAAGATTATAAGAAAGTTTCAGCTACTGCAGGCTATATAGCTTTATTTAGTTCTGCAAGTGGTCTTACTAGCTATCTGTTCTTATTACGAGAAATAAGTTATGAGCTATGGTTAGTAATATTAATAGGTGGAATTCTAGGAGGATTCAGCGGATCATATTTAATGAACAAGATGAATACTCTTTACATAAAATATACTATAATATCCATAATAACGTTCGTGCTAATAAAAATACTTATAGGAATCTTATAGGAATAAAAAATTTAAATTATGAGAGGCATAATTAAGTTATTATGAGACAGAGAAATGAAGAACTGAGTAGTAGGGTTCGTAGGGGCTACACGAAGCCCTACTACGGCCCCTATCAAGTACCTATATTGGGAACCCCCACGATGTTGGTTGGCTACGACATAGGGGGCAAACTGTACCTCAAAGGCCTTCTTCTGGGCGGCCTTCCGCCGCAGGGCTTCCTGGAGTTCCTGAGCCTATCCGGCTTCACGGCCCCTACGGAGACCGCCGAGATCCAGCAATCGAGCACGCCGGTCGTAACAGCCGCCAAGGGCGGAGTACAGCCGTTGTTGGCTCTTCCGGTCGCCTTCGCGGTTGGGGCCGCCAGCATATTCTCCCCCTGCGTCCTCCCTGTCTTGACGGTTGGGGCTGTCGCCGTGGCCGCGCGCCGCAGCCTCTGGAAGGTCCTCGCCGGCATGGTCCTCTCGTTCAGCGCCTTCGGCGTCCTCGTATCGGCGTTGGGCCAGGCCGCATCGGGCTTTAGAGTTGCCCTGGAAGGCGCGGGAGGCGCCGTGTTGCTCATGTTGGGCCTTCTTCTGGTGGTTCCCCCGTTCGAGAGGAGGTTCGTGGTGGCTATGTCGGGCCTCCAGACCAAGGCCTCCAAGGCGGCTAGGGGGGCCGGCGACTTCGCGCTCGGCCTGTCGCTGGGGGCCGTCTGGACTCCGTGTATAGCGCCTTTCATGGGCCTAGCCGCGGTCTCGGCGCTTGTGTCCGGCAATTTCCTGGACGGCTTCGCCATAATGCTGGCGTATGCGCTGGGGCTCGCGGTCGCGCTCTACGCGATACTTAAGGCCATATCTAGGTGGGGCAGGAAGGCCGCGGTGAGGTCTATGGGCTTGAGCAAGTGGGGCAGGAGGCTCGAGCTCATCGTAGGGATCGCCTCCATAGCGTTGGGGATCCTCTTGCTGGGCGAGGCCGCCGGTCTAGGTCTGTGGAGCGTGGTTTTCGGGAAGTTGCAGAGCCTTATCTAGTTACTGGACGCCTGCGTATTCCTTGACGCGTGCCAACAGCTCGTGTTCGGGCGGGACGCCCACGAACTCCATATTGCCCATGGGATCGCCCTCTCGCATGAGTATGACCGCGGGCACGCCCGTCACTCCGTACTGGTCCGCTATGTCGGGGTTTTCATAGGCCTCGACCATTATCGAGACGACCTTCCCCTTGCTCTCGTAGGCGAACATGTTGGCCAGCAGGACGGCGTATGGGCAGTAGGGACAGGACGGCGTAACGACGGTCATCACGTAGACCCTTTTCTGGGCCTTCTCGGCCAGCGCGGCCAGCTCGTTCTTGGTCCTAGCTCTTAAACCTGTACGTTTGGTCGAGAGCCTCACTATGGTCTCTATAAAGGCCCTCACCTCCTCGCCTAGGGGCGCCCCCCAGTACTTTATGAAGCCGTCTCCGAAATATACGGCGGGTATCCTGGTGGGCTCGACTCCGAATTTAGCCGCGACATCTCGGTCCTTCACCACGTCGTACTTTTTAATTATCAGCTTCTCGGGCGGGGCGAGCTGGCCCAATAGATCGAGTAGCTCCTCGGTGGGGACGCACCAGTTGGTCTCTCTCCCCCCGCAGTCGTTGCTGTGGAAGAAATTGACCTCGACAGGGGAATCCATCTGGGATAACGTCTCCTTTATTATCTCCTTCGTCTCCTCGTCGACCTCAATGTGAGGCACCTCGGCTGGTGCGGGTCCTATTGGCGTTGCTTCGGCCATGGACCCTCTATCCGTATGTCATTTTTTACTTTTTCGACCCTTCTTTCTACTCCTCTTGGGTTTGGACCTCTTCGACTTTCTCGACTTCCTCCGTCCTCTCCTCTTCTTCCGTTTGGGCTTAGCCTCGCTGGCCTCGTCGATTATCTTCTTTATGGAGTCCAAGATCTCCTTATACTTCGCCTCTAGAGTCTTGCCGATCGTCTGCGGATCGAGATCGCTCTCGTTGGTCCACGCCGATATGTCGAGGAGGAGCCCTACGCCCTCCACGTAACGCCACGGGTCGTGCGTGGTCGTGCGTCGCCGTCCTTATCTCTCTGACGACGGCCCCCGACAGCCTCTTGCTCACCGGTATGTGGGCATATAGATACCCCAGCTCCTTGTCGTGGACGAGTCTGAAAAACAGAGGGCCCTGGATCTCGACTATTACCTCGCTCACCTATATTTGTCCGGCAACGAGTTTAATAGTTTGCGTATGGCCTCGACGCTTTGGGCGAACTTGACCTTCTCCTCAGCCCCCAGCTCGACCTCCAACACCTTCACGGCCCCGCCTCTCCCCAGCACTATGGGGACCTCGACGGGCACATCCGTGACGCCGTACTCGCCTTTGAGGACCACGGAGGCTATCAAGGCCCTCCTCTCGTCCCTCTTGACAGCCTTGGCCATGAGGGCGACGCCCGCGCCCGGTCCCCAGTTGGAGGAGAAGCCTCTGAGCTCGGTTATTCTGGCGCCTGCCTTGACGGTCTCGTCGACGACCTCCTTGATCTCCTCGGGCTTGAGCAACTTGTCCAACGGCACGCCGTAGACGAAGCTCTTGCTGGGCACCGGGAACATGCTCTCGCCGTGTTGCCCCAGCACTATCGGTATTATCGAGGCGGGGGATATGCCGAGCTTCTGGCCTGCATAGAACGCCAGCCTGCCGCCGCTGTACAGGAGGCGCTGGTAGTGCCCCTCGGCTCTGGACACCACATCTCCGTCTTTGGACATCTTCACGACGCCGCCTGGGCCGTAGACGTATGCGCTTCCCTCGTCGTCGAAGACAACGCCGTAGGGCCAGCCCTCTTCTCCAGGTCTCGCCTCCCTCACTGTGTTGAGGTTTTGGTCTAGGATTAAGACGATCCACACAGACCTGTTCCCCTCTGCCGCGCCGCCTACCGCCCAGACGTGGCCCGTGGCGGGGTTTACGCCTACGCCGCTCAGCGTCAAGTTGAAGTAGCGCTCCCCCAGAAGCGTAAGGTTTAGGCTCCGCTTATGTATAAACGACTGTAGGGGGCCCCGGCCGTGTTCGACGACTACGCCGACTACGTAGATGCGGCTTCCGTCGGTTGCGAGCCTGGTAATCTGTAGTAATGGATGTCCAGGCCCCCTCGGCGGGTTGACGCCTTCTGACGGCTCGATTTCGTCGACGCGCCGGAGCTCCGGGTCGTATACGGAGATTCGGAACCACCTGCCAAGGTACAGCCTCCCCCCTATCGCCACGCAGCTGTTGATGAGGTCCCCCGGCTCGGTGTAGGTTTTCACCAGCTGTCCGCTGGCTTTGTCGCGGACTTCGATGCGGATCGTGAGGCGCCACGTCTGCACGTCGTATGCGTGGCCAACGACGTAGAGGTGGGTATCGGTTGAGCATATGCTCACCGCCTCGCCGGGCACAGACGCCGAGACCCACCCACCCCACGCCGACGCCGCGAGGGCTAGGACGAGTAGCCACACAACCGCCCATGTGTTGATGTATAAATAGGTTGAAGACCGGGGGTTGCCCGCGGCGTGAAAGTTATTTAAGTTAGGTGGTGGTTGGGGGTGTGGGGGCTGTGGAGTTTAGGTCGGTGAGGGTCTTGGCTTTCGACGTGTACGGCACGTTGTTTGACCTCGGGTCTCTTGTGGAGGCGGCGAGGGGCGTCGCGCCAGATCCGGCGGGGTTTGTGGCTATGTGGCGGTCGAAGCAGTTGGAGTACGCCCTCCTGCTCTCCATGATGGGTAGGTATGAGAGGTTTCGGGTGGTGACTGAGAGGGCGCTTAGGTACGTCAACAGGAGGCTGGGGCTTGGGCTGGGGGAGGCGGAGGTGCAGAGGCTACTCGAGGCGTGGCTTAGGCTCAGGCCCCACCCGGACGTGCCGGGGGCTCTGGCCAGGCTCGCGTCTCGCTACACCGTGGTGGCCTTGACTAATGGCGACGTGGATATGGTGGACGAGTTGCTGAGAGGCGCAGGCGTCCGCCACCACTTCGCCGCGATTCTCTCAGCTGAGGAGGCCGGCGTCTTTAAGCCGAGCCCGCGGGTGTACGGCCTCGTGGCGAGGCTCGGGGTTCAGCTGGGGGAGGTCGCCCTCGTCTCCTCCAACCCCTGGGACGCCGCGGGGGCCGCCAACGCGGGGCTCAAGGCGGTCTATGTAAATCGACACGGCCTGCCGCCCGAGGAGCTGGACGCGGCTCCCCACCTGGTGGTGAGGGATTTGGAGGAGCTCGCCGCGGCCCTTCTGGGCTGACGCCGGCTACTGAGGGTGTAGGTGTATACTACTGTCTTACCTCTGCTGTTTGATACGAGCCTCGGCTTCGCCGAGTGTGGGCTTTTTACCTGCAAGGTCGTATATGGCCATGTCTAGGTACACCTCGGCTGAGTTCTCCAGGTAGTCGACGACCCTCACCGCGTGTAGCATGGCGATTTCAGACTTGGCCTTCTGCATGACGTGGAATCTCTTCGACGCCGCTGTGGAGAGGAATTTGGCGATGTGGTCCACCGTGCGCCGCTCGTGGATCTCTGCCAGCTCCCTGGCCGCCTCTAGCAAGGTTGCCCACATCTCCGGCTGGCTTTCGCTTAGGTAGAGCTCCCTTATGTGGTCAACCGCCCGTTCGTAGTACCTAGCCAGCTGGATGTAGAATGCGCACTTCGGCGTGGGCCACTTGGCGCAGAGCCTATTCACAGTCAGCCTCAACACGTCGCTTTCGTCGTCGGCGGCCTCCACCACACGTCTCGTCGCCGTGCCCCCCGCCAAGCCCTCGAGGAGGTAGAGGAGGACCTTCACCATCCTGTCTACAACCTCCCCCTTGTCGACGTACCTATCCACATACCTAATCTTTACAAGCCCGCCTCCGTCGACGACCTGGGCGTATACCTTCTCAGCCGCCTTCTCCACGTCCTGGCTTTTTGGTATTTCCAACTCGTCTAGCCCCGCTGCGTAGCCCGCCACGACGTAGTACGGCGCCGGGTTGTCGGCCGTGTAGTGCCTAAGGGCTGGGGGGACTACCCCAACGAAGTCGCCCTCCCAGAACACGAAGACCTCCCTAGTGTCGTACCGGGAGGCTACCTTCTTCGGCAGGTAGAGGAGGTAGGAACCCCTGAGCGAGATTAACCTACGGCGTTCCATGTAAAACAGTAGCCGTATTTAAAGATATCATATATCCATATGAATGTTGTAAATGTGTGTGGGCTTATTTAGCTCCTGATCCACCTGGCCGACGCCGTGTTCATAGCACAAATCTTTATCTGGGTTGACCTCCACGCGGCTATGAATATGGATAGAAAACTCGTCGCCGTGGTTGCAGTCGCGGTGTTGGCTGTGGCGGCGGTGGGGGTGTGGCTGATGTCTAGTCCACAGATGGCCCCGAGCTCCACGGCAACGTCTTCCGCGACCCAGACCACGGCTACAGCTTCTCAGTCGGCTACTTCCACAGCTACGTCTCATCCTGTGCTTTCCGGCACCGTGACTGGCGCTGGCGCCACGTTCCCCCTGCCCCAGATACAGAGGTGGTCCACCTTGTTTAGGGAGTATACCGGCGGCAAGGTTGTTGTCAACTACCAAGGGGTGGGGTCCGGCGCCGGCCAGTCGAAGTTTCTGAACAGGGAGATTGACTTCGCCGGCTCCGACATACCGCTCACGCCGCAGAACTACGAGAAGCTGAAGGGCCTGGTCTACCAGTTTCCTGAAATTGCGGGCTCCATCGTGGTTGCGTACAACGTGCCGGAGATCGCCTACTCCAAGACTGGGAAGTACCTGAACCTAACGGCGGAGGTGATCGCTAAGATATACATGGGGGAGGTGAAGCAGTGGTGTGATCCGAGTATAAAGGCCCTGAATCCTGCGCTGGCGGATAAGTTGCCGTGTAGAGACATCATCGCGGTCCACCGTAGCGACGGCTCGGGTACCACGGCCTACTTCACCCTGTGGCTTGCCAAGGCCTACGAGCCGTGGGGCGACGCCGTGGGCTGGGGCTTGACTGTCAAGTGGCCTGTTGACCAGACGGGCCGCGGCGTAGGTGGCCAGGGCAACCCCGGCGTTGCGTCAGCTGTCGAGAAGACCGAGTACTCCGTTGGCTACATCGAGTACGCCTACTACGCACTTAACAAGAAGAAGTACGACGACATCGGAGGCATCGCCTACATAAGGAACGACAACGACGGCAAGTGGTATCTACCCCTGCCCGAGATGGTGCAGATGGGGCTCTCAGCCGGGCTGGAGAGGTATAGGCAGAAATACGGGGCGTACCCCAAGCCGGACGAGGACTGGAACGCAGTGATTCAGGAGCTGGCCAACCCGCCTAGAGGCTACCCCCTGTCGGCCCTGTCCTTCTTCATTGTCTGGAAGGACTACTCAGCCGCGGGGTACCCGGACGCCGCCGCCAAGGCCCAGCTGGTTAGGGAGTTCATGAGGTATGTGCTGACTACGGGTCAGCAGGCCGTCGTTGAGGGCTACATAGCTCTGCCCCAGGAGCTGGCTCAGATTGGCCTGAGCGCGGTCAGCCAAATCAAGCCTTAAAAACTGGCTTTTTTTGAAATGCATGCTGGGGCTCTTATTGCTACTTTTTTTGGGATTCTACGCGGTGAGCGCGGCGGCCCTCATATTCCTCAAGTTTCGGTGGGGGATGAGGGTTGTGGGCCTGGCCGCGGTTTTGATTCTCGGCTCCATTGCGGTTATGTTCGCCGTATACTCAGCGCCTGCTCTGGCGAAGTACGGCCTCTCGCTGTTCACAACGGCGGAGTGGGATCCCGGCGCCGAGCGGTACGGCCTCCTCTCCGCCATAGTGGGAACGCTTATCTCGTCGGCGATCGCAATAACGGTGGCCATGCCCCTGGCCGTCAGCGCCGCCGTGGCCATAAACGAGTTTCTCCCCAGCCGGGTGAGGTGGGTCGTGGCCTCTCTTCTTGACCTCACTGCGGCTATGCCCACTGTGATATACGGGCTGTGGGGTAGGGATGTCCTGGGGCCGGCGCTCGCCGCCGGGCTGAATGCGCTGGGCCGCTGGCTCCTCGGCGTCGAGCCGGTGAGGGCCCCCCTCAACCTCTTGACGGCGGGGGTTCTTTTAGCAGTCATGATTACGCCGTACGCCGCGGCGATTATCAGAGAGGGGTACGTCCTCATCCCGAGGCAGATCGAGGAGGCGATATACGCCGTGGGGGCCACGCGGTTCGAGGCGGTGTTGATTAAGCTTAGATACATCAAGCAGTACGTGGCGGGGGGCTTCTTCCTCGCCTTGGGCCGCGCCATGGGGGAGACCGCCGCGGTGGCCATGGTTGTGGGGGGCAACTACGTAAGGCTGGTCCTCAACCCGGTTGACCCGGGCATCACCATCTCGTCTCTCATCGCTCTGCAGTTCCCCAACGCCGCCAACTACCTCTACATGACCCCGGTGCTGTACGCCGCCGCCTTGACGCTCGTCCTCATGGGCCTGGTCATAAACGGCGTCGCCCTCTACCTCCTGTACAGATGGCAGGTATGAACTGGCGTAGGGTTAAGAACTGGCTGGGGATCGGCGCCATCGTCGTGCTCTCCCTCTTCGCCGTGGCGCCTGTTCTG
This window contains:
- a CDS encoding FmdE family protein codes for the protein MGQKRIHEIPEWVFEFHGHRCPMMPLGYLAGKYALKLLGIEKEKDTNTYVFSETGDGHHQGCFDDGVQAATGCTYGKGNYKRLQYGKLAIIVYKPDKGAVRIRPKPEMLNEISKFEFFKYRKSEIPASQIPREVSDEVINYILSKDFEELFYYEFLKDFTYSPPKKTMTRIICDGCGEPTYENYIKIFNGKKLCPRCYEVK
- a CDS encoding PfkB family carbohydrate kinase, which codes for MSDYSKSGVDLGKLRQYHEIAKAYFKAGEVGVGHYANAVKLGDYYLSIHVDVVATKIPLALQTGIIEPVAQDCLAMNTNDLACVGSNPLIAVDYLALERPNDELVSRVMKGLKEAAERAEVLILGVKDVDEAYRKYRELGVKTLVYKMGSKGAVAVKEGEKVGVEAFNVVVEDPAGAGDAMAGTFVALYLKGYDIGRALKLASLSSALVVTVRSGNEIIPRLEKAERVLRELQGDPR
- a CDS encoding cytochrome c biogenesis CcdA family protein, whose amino-acid sequence is MRQRNEELSSRVRRGYTKPYYGPYQVPILGTPTMLVGYDIGGKLYLKGLLLGGLPPQGFLEFLSLSGFTAPTETAEIQQSSTPVVTAAKGGVQPLLALPVAFAVGAASIFSPCVLPVLTVGAVAVAARRSLWKVLAGMVLSFSAFGVLVSALGQAASGFRVALEGAGGAVLLMLGLLLVVPPFERRFVVAMSGLQTKASKAARGAGDFALGLSLGAVWTPCIAPFMGLAAVSALVSGNFLDGFAIMLAYALGLAVALYAILKAISRWGRKAAVRSMGLSKWGRRLELIVGIASIALGILLLGEAAGLGLWSVVFGKLQSLI
- a CDS encoding sulfite exporter TauE/SafE family protein; this encodes MTWIISALFAVAGVGAANTLIPIYYSLGIPFSIAASAGLLLNVVSLSSATINNAKRGRILWKLGTIFLIPAVIMAPVGAFIGIHAPRKILLWIFVAFLGYTLYNLIRGRTKEETNKFSGNTKGYILGIIVGAIAGFLGGLLGVGGGMIILPVLALIEKDYKKVSATAGYIALFSSASGLTSYLFLLREISYELWLVILIGGILGGFSGSYLMNKMNTLYIKYTIISIITFVLIKILIGIL
- a CDS encoding haloacid dehalogenase type II, whose translation is MGAVEFRSVRVLAFDVYGTLFDLGSLVEAARGVAPDPAGFVAMWRSKQLEYALLLSMMGRYERFRVVTERALRYVNRRLGLGLGEAEVQRLLEAWLRLRPHPDVPGALARLASRYTVVALTNGDVDMVDELLRGAGVRHHFAAILSAEEAGVFKPSPRVYGLVARLGVQLGEVALVSSNPWDAAGAANAGLKAVYVNRHGLPPEELDAAPHLVVRDLEELAAALLG
- a CDS encoding thioredoxin family protein, with product MAEATPIGPAPAEVPHIEVDEETKEIIKETLSQMDSPVEVNFFHSNDCGGRETNWCVPTEELLDLLGQLAPPEKLIIKKYDVVKDRDVAAKFGVEPTRIPAVYFGDGFIKYWGAPLGEEVRAFIETIVRLSTKRTGLRARTKNELAALAEKAQKRVYVMTVVTPSCPYCPYAVLLANMFAYESKGKVVSIMVEAYENPDIADQYGVTGVPAVILMREGDPMGNMEFVGVPPEHELLARVKEYAGVQ
- the pstC gene encoding phosphate ABC transporter permease subunit PstC, whose translation is MLGLLLLLFLGFYAVSAAALIFLKFRWGMRVVGLAAVLILGSIAVMFAVYSAPALAKYGLSLFTTAEWDPGAERYGLLSAIVGTLISSAIAITVAMPLAVSAAVAINEFLPSRVRWVVASLLDLTAAMPTVIYGLWGRDVLGPALAAGLNALGRWLLGVEPVRAPLNLLTAGVLLAVMITPYAAAIIREGYVLIPRQIEEAIYAVGATRFEAVLIKLRYIKQYVAGGFFLALGRAMGETAAVAMVVGGNYVRLVLNPVDPGITISSLIALQFPNAANYLYMTPVLYAAALTLVLMGLVINGVALYLLYRWQV
- the pstS gene encoding phosphate ABC transporter substrate-binding protein PstS, with translation MNMDRKLVAVVAVAVLAVAAVGVWLMSSPQMAPSSTATSSATQTTATASQSATSTATSHPVLSGTVTGAGATFPLPQIQRWSTLFREYTGGKVVVNYQGVGSGAGQSKFLNREIDFAGSDIPLTPQNYEKLKGLVYQFPEIAGSIVVAYNVPEIAYSKTGKYLNLTAEVIAKIYMGEVKQWCDPSIKALNPALADKLPCRDIIAVHRSDGSGTTAYFTLWLAKAYEPWGDAVGWGLTVKWPVDQTGRGVGGQGNPGVASAVEKTEYSVGYIEYAYYALNKKKYDDIGGIAYIRNDNDGKWYLPLPEMVQMGLSAGLERYRQKYGAYPKPDEDWNAVIQELANPPRGYPLSALSFFIVWKDYSAAGYPDAAAKAQLVREFMRYVLTTGQQAVVEGYIALPQELAQIGLSAVSQIKP